One part of the Ziziphus jujuba cultivar Dongzao chromosome 2, ASM3175591v1 genome encodes these proteins:
- the LOC132800739 gene encoding polygalacturonase QRT3-like yields MQAFKASLMRGSRGSVSHSSAAPHSQPQPPKAWRSSSPAARVYYMSDFGGDPTGVKDSTEHIQALLLAAAGQGPSPDAQGVMSGAGSGSSEGSLTAGVPNQAGTADFEGGTYKVSKPVQVPPGGNIVIKDGTIQASKDYEGGPVFDASLKQAPPAENTERLDDIEPAQLSPDPSSFSFEYITFQNIMIDSNHRGGGISLSNALRTSIENVYVAHFSTTGINVHPSSSETYISNSFLGQHPTAGRDPREGNFTGTAINLSGTNNAITDVVLFSSAVGVDVSGHGSTLSGVHCYNKATRFGGTGIYLRKPGLGLGRNRIINSYLDYTRILAEDPLQLHISNSFLRGDAFVALKSINGVVSGVNIVDNTFSGSNKGTGIVQLQQSNGPFNKINQVVVDRNSVRGMSMKATVANGAVQGNGTAFALDFNPVLLFPNRITHAQYSLIATNGAFPNHVLRSVSNNRVVVATNVPVSATVFATVDQN; encoded by the exons ATGCAAGCGTTCAAGGCGTCACTCATGCGCGGTAGCCGTGGCTCTGTCTCTCATAGTTCTGCTGCTCCTCACAGTCAGCCTCAGCCTCCCAAG GCCTGGAGGAGTAGTAGTCCTGCAGCACGGGTGTACTACATGTCAGATTTCGGTGGTGATCCGACAGGAGTAAAGGACAGCACGGAGCATATTCAAGCTCTACTCTTGGCGGCTGCAGGACAAGGACCCAGTCCAGATGCTCAAGGAGTAATGTCGGGTGCAGGAAGTGGATCCAGCGAAGGGAGCTTGACGGCTGGAGTCCCCAATCAAGCTGGGACGGCTGATTTTGAAGGTGGTACTTATAAGGTCAGCAAACCTGTCCAAGTACCGCCTGGAGGAAACATTGTG ATTAAAGACGGAACAATCCAAGCCTCAAAAGATTACGAAGGCGGCCCTGTGTTCGATGCATCGCTTAAACAAGCACCGCCAGCAGAAAACACAGAGAGATTGGATGATATTGAACCTGCACAGCTTTCTCCCGATCCATCATCCTTCAGCTTCGAGTACATCACCTTCCAAAACATCATGATTGACTCTAACCACCGGGGTGGAGGCATTTCACTTTCGAACGCCCTTAGAACCAGCATTGAAAATGTCTACGTTGCCCATTTCAGTACTACCGGCATCAACGTCCACCCCTCCAGCTCTGAAACCTACATCAGCAACTCATTCCTCGGCCAGCATCCCACTGCCGGACGTGATCCTCGCGAGGGGAACTTCACTGGCACTGCCATCAACCTCTCCGGCACCAACAATGCTATCACCGATGTTGTCCTTTTCTCTTCTGCCGTTGGGGTAGATGTATCCGGCCATGGTAGCACTCTCTCTGGTGTACATTGCTACAACAAGGCCACTAGGTTTGGGGGCACCGGTATTTATTTGAGAAAGCCGGGTCTGGGTCTGGGTCGAAATCGGATCATTAATTCTTATTTGGACTATACGCGGATCCTTGCTGAAGACCCTCTCCAACTTCATATTTCCAACAGTTTCTTGCGCGGTGATGCTTTTGTGGCCCTTAAGTCCATCAACGGAGTGGTCAGCGGGGTGAACATTGTTGACAATACCTTCAGTGGGTCCAACAAAGGAACTGGGATTGTCCAATTGCAGCAATCAAATGGGCCTTTCAACAAAATTAACCAAGTTGTTGTGGATAGGAACAGCGTTAGGGGAATGAGCATGAAGGCCACCGTTGCCAACGGGGCTGTCCAAGGCAACGGCACCGCTTTTGCGCTTGATTTCAATCCCGTTCTTCTCTTCCCAAATCGCATTACGCATGCCCAATACTCCTTGATTGCCACCAATGGGGCTTTCCCTAATCATGTTCTTCGTAGTGTGTCCAACAACCGTGTCGTGGTTGCCACCAATGTGCCCGTTTCTGCCACCGTGTTTGCCACCGTTGACCAAAACTAA
- the LOC107418738 gene encoding LEAF RUST 10 DISEASE-RESISTANCE LOCUS RECEPTOR-LIKE PROTEIN KINASE-like 2.1 produces MNYAEIMKIGFVLNWNAHGCSNCQRSGGRCGYDNNEFVCFCRDGPHAKTCHDGVISAAIVISLTFVIMCVIRSEKLSIKFFSNMTKSDKDIEGFIRSYGHLHVKRFRFSGIKQMTISFKQKLGRGGYGDVYKGKLLDGRLVAVKLLNESKGNGEEFINEVASISRTSHINVVTLVGFCLEGSKRALVYEFMSNGSLEKFIYNENPMQTTPQLEWKELLQIAKGIAEGLHDLHRGCNTRILHFDIKPHNILLDKDFCPKISDFGLAKLCERKESIISMEDARGTIGYIALEVSNRNFGGVSYKSDVCSYGMMILEMVGGRRNIKVGVTNTSEIYFPHWIYKHLEQGCDLRLLHGVVTAEEDEIA; encoded by the exons ATGAATTATGCTGAAATCATGAAGATCGGTTTTGTTCTGAATTGGAATGCACATGGTTGTAGTAATTGCCAAAGAAGTGGTGGAAGATGTGGGTATGATAATAacgaatttgtttgtttttgccgTGATGGTCCTCACGCGAAAACCTGCCATGATG GTGTTATTTCTGCAGCAATTGTTATATCGCTGACCTTTGTTATAATGTGCGTTATTAGAAGTGAGAAATTGTCAATAAAGTTTTTCTCAAATATGACTAAATCTGATAAAGACATTGAAGGTTTCATTAGAAGTTATGGACATCTACATGTCAAAAGATTCAGATTCTCTGGTATCAAGCAAATGACCATAtcattcaaacaaaaattagGTCGAGGAGGATATGGTGATGTATACAAAGGAAAGCTACTCGATGGGCGTCTTGTAGCTGTGAAACTCCTTAATGAATCCAAAGGAAATGGTGAAGAATTTATTAATGAAGTTGCAAGCATTAGCAGAACATCTCACATAAATGTTGTCACTCTTGTAGGATTTTGCTTAGAAGGTAGCAAGAGAGCTCTTGTTTATGAGTTCATGTCAAATGGATCACTTGAAAAGTTCATATACAATGAAAATCCTATGCAAACCACTCCACAGTTAGAATGGAAAGAGCTACTCCAAATTGCCAAAGGGATTGCTGAAGGGCTCCACGATTTGCACCGTGGTTGTAACACCAGAATTTTGCACTTTGACATCAAACCACATAACATTCTCTTGGATAAGGATTTTTGCCCAAAAATTTCTGATTTTGGACTAGCTAAACTTTGTGAAAGGAAGGAGAGTATCATATCGATGGAAGATGCTAGAGGAACAATAGGCTATATAGCTCTTGAAGTTTCCAATCGAAACTTTGGAGGAGTTTCTTATAAGTCCGATGTTTGTAGCTATGGAATGATGATTCTAGAGATGGTTGGAGGAAGGAGAAACATCAAGGTTGGAGTAACCAACACAAGTGAAATATATTTTCCACATTGGATATATAAGCATCTTGAACAGGGCTGTGATCTTAGATTATTGCATGGTGTGGTGACAGCAGAGGAAGATGAAATTGCATGA